Proteins co-encoded in one Bradyrhizobium sp. 170 genomic window:
- a CDS encoding carboxypeptidase-like regulatory domain-containing protein, protein MTLGRILFSFTLAATEGVLGLTVASARAQQATTVAIDNDDIGGVVAGPNGPEAGVWVIAKTNELPTKFAKIVVTDDQGRYVIPDLPPNVNYSIWVRGYGLVDSPRLRAKPGQQVNLTAVPAPNDAAAAHYYSAIYWYTLMKIPPAKDFGGTTDIPKEITQDIWRQRMNNVDCIGCHQLGQESTRTIPGAFGEFKSGEEAWIRRVSSGQTGEWMVNRLAGQLGGVPFKYFGDWTDRVARGELPKSKPPRPTGIERNVVITSWEWATEKHFVHDLISSDRRYPTVNAYGPLYGANEYSSDDMPILDPKTHKVTFSKMPVADPNAPESFGPPLHGTAVLNPVSPSAYWGDEKIWSQRTNNHNSMFDKKGRVWLAAAVRGIENPAYCRKGSDHPSAKAFPLERSGRQVTVFDPKTQKYNFIDTCFGTHHPQFGYDADDTLWVSGTGPVAGWVNTRLWDETGDVVKAQGWAPFVLDTNGNGKVDEYTEPGKPAEAAKDMRVAGSGPYAVMPHPTDGSVWYTVNVFVGQPGFMRFDPKTKLSEFYAIPKEGIGVRGGDIDKNGVLWGSGSNGSLIRFDRSKCKNPLNGPNATGNHCPEGFSYFKYPGPGFEGFESSSAEASYYTWVDHHNTVGLGENIPISTANLNDGFVALKDGQMVMLRIPYPLGFFAKGLDGRIDDPAAGWKGRGLWSSSGDRTPWLMEGGKGSKPRAVHIQVRPDPLAK, encoded by the coding sequence ATGACTCTCGGTCGGATCCTGTTCTCTTTCACCTTGGCTGCGACAGAGGGCGTACTCGGCTTGACTGTCGCGTCGGCGCGTGCGCAGCAGGCAACGACAGTCGCAATCGACAATGACGATATCGGCGGCGTGGTAGCCGGACCCAACGGGCCGGAAGCCGGCGTCTGGGTCATCGCGAAAACGAATGAGCTGCCGACGAAATTCGCCAAGATCGTCGTCACCGACGATCAGGGCCGTTACGTGATCCCGGATCTGCCGCCGAACGTGAACTATTCCATCTGGGTGCGCGGCTACGGGCTGGTGGATTCGCCCAGGCTGCGCGCCAAGCCCGGCCAGCAGGTCAATCTCACGGCGGTACCGGCCCCGAACGACGCGGCGGCGGCTCATTATTATTCGGCGATCTACTGGTACACGCTGATGAAGATCCCGCCGGCGAAAGATTTCGGCGGCACCACCGATATTCCGAAGGAGATCACGCAGGATATCTGGCGCCAGCGGATGAACAATGTCGACTGCATCGGCTGCCATCAGCTTGGCCAGGAATCCACGCGCACGATCCCGGGCGCGTTCGGCGAATTCAAATCGGGCGAGGAAGCCTGGATACGCCGCGTCTCCTCAGGCCAGACCGGGGAATGGATGGTGAACCGGCTTGCGGGCCAGCTCGGCGGCGTGCCGTTCAAATATTTCGGCGACTGGACCGATCGGGTCGCCAGGGGCGAACTGCCGAAGTCCAAACCGCCGCGGCCGACCGGCATCGAGCGCAATGTCGTAATCACGTCGTGGGAATGGGCGACGGAGAAACATTTCGTCCACGATCTGATTTCCTCCGACCGGCGCTATCCGACGGTCAACGCCTACGGCCCGCTGTACGGCGCGAACGAATACTCGTCCGACGACATGCCGATCCTCGATCCGAAGACGCACAAGGTGACGTTCTCAAAAATGCCGGTCGCCGATCCCAATGCGCCGGAGTCGTTCGGCCCTCCGCTCCATGGCACGGCCGTCCTCAATCCGGTCAGCCCCTCGGCCTATTGGGGTGACGAGAAGATCTGGAGCCAGCGAACCAACAATCACAACAGCATGTTCGACAAGAAGGGACGCGTTTGGTTGGCGGCGGCGGTGCGCGGCATCGAAAATCCGGCTTACTGCCGGAAAGGGTCAGATCATCCGTCGGCCAAGGCCTTTCCGCTTGAACGTTCGGGGCGGCAAGTGACGGTGTTCGATCCCAAGACCCAGAAATACAACTTCATCGATACCTGCTTCGGCACTCATCACCCGCAGTTCGGCTACGATGCCGACGATACGCTCTGGGTCTCGGGAACCGGCCCGGTCGCCGGCTGGGTCAACACCAGGCTATGGGACGAGACCGGCGATGTCGTCAAAGCGCAGGGCTGGGCGCCGTTCGTGCTCGACACCAACGGCAATGGCAAGGTCGACGAATACACCGAGCCGGGTAAGCCGGCAGAGGCCGCCAAGGACATGCGGGTCGCGGGCTCAGGCCCTTACGCCGTGATGCCGCATCCGACCGACGGCTCGGTCTGGTACACCGTCAACGTGTTCGTCGGCCAGCCCGGCTTCATGCGCTTCGATCCCAAGACCAAACTGTCGGAGTTTTACGCCATCCCGAAGGAAGGCATCGGCGTCCGCGGCGGAGACATCGACAAGAACGGCGTGCTCTGGGGCTCGGGCTCGAACGGCAGCCTGATCCGCTTCGATCGCAGCAAATGCAAGAACCCGCTGAACGGGCCGAACGCGACCGGCAACCATTGCCCGGAGGGCTTCTCCTACTTCAAATATCCAGGCCCCGGCTTCGAAGGGTTCGAGAGCTCGAGCGCCGAGGCGAGCTATTACACCTGGGTTGATCACCACAACACGGTCGGCCTCGGCGAGAACATTCCGATCTCCACCGCCAACCTCAACGACGGTTTCGTGGCTCTCAAGGATGGGCAGATGGTGATGCTGCGCATCCCCTATCCGCTCGGCTTTTTCGCCAAGGGCCTCGACGGGCGCATTGACGATCCGGCCGCGGGCTGGAAAGGCCGAGGGCTGTGGAGCTCGAGCGGCGACCGCACACCCTGGTTGATGGAAGGCGGCAAGGGCTCAAAGCCGCGGGCGGTGCATATTCAGGTACGCCCCGATCCGTTGGCGAAGTAA
- a CDS encoding antibiotic biosynthesis monooxygenase family protein, which produces MITEIAQIDVKPGTEKDFEAAVAKARPLFLRAKGGKGFELHKSIEKPQRYRLMAQWETLENHTVDFRGSEDFTAWRALVGQYFAAPPEVEHTETVLTTAD; this is translated from the coding sequence ATGATCACCGAAATCGCACAAATCGACGTCAAGCCCGGCACCGAGAAGGATTTTGAGGCGGCCGTTGCCAAGGCGCGTCCGCTGTTTCTGCGCGCCAAGGGCGGCAAGGGCTTTGAGCTGCACAAATCGATCGAGAAGCCGCAGCGTTACCGGTTGATGGCGCAGTGGGAAACGCTCGAGAATCACACCGTTGATTTCCGTGGTTCGGAAGATTTCACCGCCTGGCGCGCTTTGGTCGGCCAGTATTTTGCTGCGCCGCCTGAGGTCGAACACACCGAGACGGTGCTGACGACGGCGGACTGA
- a CDS encoding AI-2E family transporter, with translation MTGPADNRLQARNDLAWAISVGGIGAVLFAALLAFTWHFAATLFLIFSGILLGVALNAMSNLLGRVVRLPHALRLTVVCLVVAGMLSGIVFLGGTTIAQQTTALSNTLKSQLVNVKGFLERNGIDTSFFDFGTVSSPSDDAAPAAATPAPHSLPSAGTIAASGGAIFSQSLKLILGTASAVGNFFIVLFLGIAFATQPGVYRDGLLFMAPVRHRARTVAIVDRIGETLERWLIAQIITMVAVFLVTWIGLSIIGIQSSFILGIQAGLLAFIPTVGAILGGLIVVLASVASGWVAALSAFILFLGVHALESYVLTPIIQRQALDIPPATLFAFQILLGVVFGIWGLALALPLMAIAKVMIDHFKAEDPVAAITTA, from the coding sequence GTGACAGGTCCCGCTGACAATCGCCTTCAGGCCCGCAACGATCTGGCGTGGGCGATATCGGTCGGCGGCATCGGCGCGGTGCTGTTCGCCGCCCTGCTGGCGTTCACCTGGCACTTTGCCGCGACGCTGTTTCTGATATTTTCCGGCATCCTGCTCGGCGTCGCCCTCAACGCCATGAGTAACCTGCTCGGGCGCGTCGTGCGGCTGCCCCATGCGCTGCGGCTCACGGTGGTCTGCCTGGTGGTCGCCGGCATGCTGTCGGGCATCGTCTTTCTCGGCGGCACCACGATCGCCCAGCAGACGACGGCGTTGAGCAACACGCTCAAATCGCAACTCGTCAACGTCAAAGGTTTTCTGGAACGGAACGGCATCGACACCAGCTTCTTCGATTTCGGCACCGTTTCGTCGCCGTCGGATGATGCCGCGCCTGCAGCCGCGACGCCCGCACCTCACTCGCTTCCCAGCGCCGGCACGATTGCGGCCAGCGGCGGCGCCATCTTCAGCCAGAGCCTGAAACTGATCCTGGGCACCGCGAGCGCGGTCGGAAACTTCTTCATCGTGCTGTTTCTGGGAATAGCCTTTGCGACCCAGCCCGGCGTCTACCGCGACGGATTGCTGTTCATGGCGCCGGTCAGACACCGCGCGCGGACGGTCGCGATCGTCGACCGGATCGGCGAGACGCTGGAGCGCTGGCTGATCGCGCAGATCATCACCATGGTCGCGGTGTTTCTGGTGACCTGGATCGGGCTTTCGATCATCGGCATCCAGAGCTCGTTCATCCTGGGCATCCAGGCAGGCCTGCTCGCCTTCATCCCGACGGTCGGCGCGATCCTCGGCGGGCTGATCGTGGTGCTGGCCAGCGTCGCCTCGGGATGGGTCGCTGCCCTCTCCGCCTTCATCCTGTTCCTCGGCGTGCACGCACTGGAAAGCTACGTGCTGACGCCGATCATCCAGCGCCAGGCGCTGGATATTCCGCCGGCCACGCTGTTTGCGTTCCAGATACTGCTCGGCGTCGTCTTCGGCATCTGGGGGCTGGCGCTGGCGCTGCCCTTGATGGCGATCGCCAAGGTGATGATCGACCATTTCAAGGCGGAAGATCCGGTGGCCGCCATCACGACGGCCTGA